Genomic window (Plasmodium cynomolgi strain B DNA, scaffold: 1169, whole genome shotgun sequence):
ATTATTCTAAggattatgaaaaaataaaacatcaTATTCGTGAATCTAATACAACATGTgacgaaaaatataaaggagTCTTGGAAAATTATATTGATACATATAGCCGTGCATATTCAACTTGCAATGGAACACAAAGAACAGAATAtgattgtaaatattttgataaattattcccaaaaaatgatgaacttacaaaatttatttcactGGAATGTAGTGAAAGTCAAAATCAAAGTGTCTCTTTACAAGAACAAAGACCTACAATTCAGGGACATGCATCAACTGTTTATTTTCCTCAGACTGCAGCAGGGAATGAAAATTTAGGTATGAATAGACATTCAGGATTTCAGCAAGATAAAGATACAATTGAACTCATCTCCGCGGACGATACTGCTGGAGGTTCATCTTCAAAAACTATTATAGGTTCAGCTGTTCCAGTATTAGGagtttcttttatttcttttctacTATATAGGGTAActggaaatatatttaaaa
Coding sequences:
- a CDS encoding CYIR protein (putative;~vir-type antigen) → TKEILQQNGIPGHIFEKLGKVLCYIFNEKRITFIILTKIFVGICIIGLKVFSTIIIKIYSELNYNTPETFTVCNDVYSPVDEDIFKMNKVLFDYSKDYEKIKHHIRESNTTCDEKYKGVLENYIDTYSRAYSTCNGTQRTEYDCKYFDKLFPKNDELTKFISLECSESQNQSVSLQEQRPTIQGHASTVYFPQTAAGNENLGMNRHSGFQQDKDTIELISADDTAGGSSSKTIIGSAVPVLGVSFISFLLYRFTPAGGFINKLLGRNRNMYNPIEDIDGFNPYKEGMVDGRRRVNISYHNL